The proteins below come from a single Roseiflexus sp. RS-1 genomic window:
- the glpB gene encoding glycerol-3-phosphate dehydrogenase subunit GlpB, with amino-acid sequence MRTTLVIGAGLSGLMGALALAEAGLQPLVLAKGQGATHWTAGTVDVWGADERTPREAIHEIGATHPQHPYALIGAHAVEEAIARFRALTEAARYPYVGGLERNVLLPTAAGALRPVALMPVTMAAGDVRLGGEMLIAGFRELRDFYPPFIAANLAAQGVAARGVYLTIPAAFRRREYTTVILARMFDDPAFRAEIGRQLHTQRGSATRIGLPAILGLRDPLSVVADLQRASGAQVFEIPTLPPSVPGMRLFTILRDAIERSGGRLQIGSEVLRGHGEERWLTAVWSEAAARQQEHRVERLLLATGGIAGGGIRTDHMGIIRETALDLPVCAPANRADWFSPRFLDPAGHAIYTAGVPVDPCLRPIDMHGAPVYTNVAVAGATLGATDTVRERSRSGVSIATGWAAGRILAGTAS; translated from the coding sequence ATGCGCACCACACTCGTGATCGGCGCCGGCTTGAGCGGCTTAATGGGCGCTCTGGCGCTGGCAGAGGCAGGATTGCAACCGCTGGTGCTGGCGAAGGGGCAGGGGGCGACCCACTGGACTGCCGGAACTGTCGATGTCTGGGGCGCCGATGAACGCACGCCACGAGAGGCGATCCACGAGATCGGCGCGACACACCCACAGCACCCATATGCGCTGATCGGTGCGCACGCCGTTGAAGAGGCAATCGCTCGCTTCCGCGCGCTGACAGAAGCAGCCCGTTACCCCTACGTTGGCGGATTGGAGCGCAATGTGCTGCTTCCCACGGCGGCAGGCGCGTTGCGCCCGGTTGCACTGATGCCGGTGACGATGGCCGCCGGTGATGTCCGCCTGGGCGGAGAGATGCTGATCGCCGGGTTCCGCGAATTGCGCGATTTCTATCCACCGTTCATCGCCGCCAATCTTGCGGCTCAGGGAGTGGCGGCGCGCGGCGTGTACCTGACCATCCCCGCTGCATTCCGCCGACGTGAATATACCACGGTCATCCTTGCGCGCATGTTCGATGACCCGGCATTTCGGGCGGAGATCGGCAGACAACTCCACACGCAGCGCGGATCGGCGACGCGGATTGGGCTGCCAGCCATCCTTGGTTTGCGCGATCCGCTCAGCGTGGTTGCCGATCTTCAGCGCGCCAGCGGTGCGCAGGTGTTTGAGATACCAACGTTGCCGCCGTCAGTTCCCGGCATGCGGCTGTTCACCATCCTGCGCGATGCAATTGAACGTTCCGGTGGACGGCTTCAGATCGGCTCAGAGGTTCTTCGCGGTCACGGCGAAGAACGCTGGCTTACTGCCGTCTGGAGCGAAGCGGCGGCGCGTCAGCAGGAGCACCGGGTCGAGCGCCTGCTGCTGGCGACCGGCGGGATCGCAGGCGGCGGAATCCGCACCGACCACATGGGCATTATTCGCGAAACCGCTCTCGATCTGCCGGTGTGCGCACCGGCAAACCGCGCTGACTGGTTTTCACCGCGTTTCCTCGATCCGGCAGGGCATGCGATCTACACCGCTGGCGTTCCGGTCGATCCATGCCTCCGACCCATCGACATGCACGGTGCACCGGTCTACACCAATGTCGCCGTTGCCGGCGCAACGCTTGGAGCAACCGATACCGTCCGCGAACGCAGTCGCAGCGGCGTTTCAATCGCTACCGGCTGGGCAGCAGGACGCATACTGGCAGGAACCGCATCATGA
- a CDS encoding anaerobic glycerol-3-phosphate dehydrogenase subunit C, translating to MTIIPVDHIEHSLEQSLDHCIKCNICTAACPVSAVTDLFPGPKYVGPQAQRFRHDRQPSPDESVDYCSGCRVCNEVCPTGVRIAELNARARARLVAERGIPLRNRLISRSGLIGRLGAGPQAPLANAALSFKPLRVIIERTLGIAREAPLPPFSRSTFRSWFRRRRTAQLVATKGQVVYFHGCAANYYEPWIGRAVVAVLEHNGFEVLLPDQRCCGLPLLSNGDFAAARRAHEANIALLAPYALRNIPIVGASTSCTLTLKEEAPELLGMQSDTVRAVARQTYDIFEFLRMLHERGELRTDFRPIERTLPYHPPCQLRAHRIGRPALDVLELVPGLQLIETHASCCGIAGTYGLKVEKYQISMDVGAPLFDMVRRSGSTMALCDSETCRWQISHGAGVTARHPIEILAEAYGLVT from the coding sequence ATGACGATCATACCGGTGGATCATATTGAGCATTCCCTTGAACAATCGCTCGACCATTGCATCAAGTGCAACATCTGCACTGCGGCATGCCCGGTCAGCGCAGTAACCGACCTTTTCCCCGGACCCAAGTATGTCGGTCCGCAGGCGCAACGCTTCCGGCACGACCGTCAACCGTCTCCCGACGAGTCGGTAGACTACTGCTCAGGATGTCGCGTGTGCAACGAGGTGTGCCCGACCGGCGTCCGGATCGCGGAACTGAACGCGCGCGCGCGGGCGCGTCTGGTGGCGGAGCGTGGCATACCGCTGCGTAACCGGTTGATCAGTCGCTCGGGGTTGATCGGGCGTCTGGGAGCAGGACCGCAGGCGCCGCTGGCGAATGCGGCGCTCAGTTTCAAGCCGTTGCGGGTCATTATCGAACGGACGTTGGGGATCGCGCGGGAAGCGCCGCTCCCGCCATTCAGCCGCTCGACGTTTCGATCCTGGTTCCGGCGTCGGCGCACTGCTCAGCTGGTTGCCACAAAAGGGCAGGTCGTCTATTTCCATGGGTGCGCAGCCAACTACTACGAACCATGGATCGGCAGAGCAGTGGTTGCCGTACTCGAACACAACGGGTTTGAGGTGCTGCTGCCGGATCAGCGCTGCTGTGGTCTGCCGCTGCTCTCGAACGGCGACTTCGCCGCTGCGCGCCGCGCACACGAGGCAAACATCGCGCTCCTGGCGCCCTACGCATTGCGCAACATTCCCATCGTCGGCGCCAGCACCAGTTGCACCCTGACACTCAAAGAAGAAGCGCCAGAACTGCTCGGTATGCAGAGCGACACTGTGCGCGCCGTCGCCCGGCAGACGTATGACATCTTCGAGTTTTTGCGCATGCTGCACGAACGAGGCGAGTTGCGGACCGACTTTCGTCCCATCGAGCGCACCCTGCCGTATCATCCGCCGTGCCAGTTGCGCGCCCACCGCATCGGGCGCCCGGCGCTCGATGTGCTGGAACTCGTTCCAGGGTTGCAACTGATCGAAACCCATGCCAGTTGTTGCGGCATCGCCGGGACGTATGGGCTGAAAGTCGAGAAGTATCAGATCAGTATGGACGTTGGCGCGCCGCTGTTCGACATGGTGCGCCGTTCAGGTTCCACGATGGCGCTGTGCGACTCGGAGACGTGCCGCTGGCAGATCAGCCACGGCGCCGGCGTCACGGCGCGCCATCCCATCGAAATCCTCGCTGAAGCGTATGGTCTCGTGACGTAA
- a CDS encoding PTS-dependent dihydroxyacetone kinase phosphotransferase subunit DhaM, with amino-acid sequence MIVAHSERLASGVKEFTEQVTRGQVPIVAVGGAVDGSLGISTDAIRQGLRQIASSDGILVLVDFVSAALSVEAVLEDEPHMRVVISNAPLVEGAYFAAVEASVGATLEETAAAALRGRDLVKVQEHGTSHP; translated from the coding sequence TTGATCGTTGCTCACAGCGAACGTCTCGCCAGCGGCGTGAAAGAGTTTACCGAACAGGTAACCCGCGGGCAGGTGCCGATCGTCGCAGTCGGCGGCGCGGTAGACGGATCGCTGGGAATCAGCACCGATGCCATTCGTCAGGGTCTGCGGCAGATCGCCAGCAGCGACGGCATCCTGGTTCTGGTCGATTTCGTGAGCGCCGCGCTGAGCGTCGAAGCTGTACTCGAAGATGAGCCGCACATGCGTGTCGTTATCAGCAACGCACCGCTGGTGGAAGGCGCCTACTTCGCCGCCGTCGAGGCATCGGTTGGCGCCACCCTGGAAGAAACCGCCGCAGCCGCACTGCGCGGGCGTGATCTGGTGAAAGTCCAGGAACATGGGACGAGTCATCCGTAG
- a CDS encoding HPr family phosphocarrier protein, with amino-acid sequence MEERLVRIRHPLGLHARPAADFYRKTREFRSRITVRNVTRRSSAELPVSLLNLLQLGAAQGHQILIRAEGEDEREAVAALAALLDQLATEE; translated from the coding sequence ATGGAAGAGCGACTGGTCAGGATACGACATCCGTTAGGACTGCATGCCCGCCCGGCAGCCGACTTCTATCGCAAAACACGCGAATTTCGCAGTCGCATCACGGTGCGTAACGTTACCCGGCGATCTTCGGCTGAACTTCCGGTCAGCCTGTTGAACCTGCTGCAACTCGGCGCTGCTCAGGGGCATCAGATCTTGATCCGCGCCGAGGGTGAGGATGAACGTGAGGCGGTAGCAGCGCTGGCTGCATTACTGGATCAACTCGCAACCGAGGAATAA
- the ptsP gene encoding phosphoenolpyruvate--protein phosphotransferase has product MAIYLRGAGGSPGVALGRAVRYLPDHHAWHVIDADVDAAIRRLVAAQATAAGQLRALAAILREEGRLEEARIFDAHALLVEDETLTQDVARRMREGHVSLEQALTVAISALRETIEAIDDPYLRERSSDIDSVRRAILTALRGEARHMHDLPIGAILVASDLTPAEAVSLRDGRVAGFVTAEGGPNSHTTILARAFGIPAVVGLGAATLAIPDHAPLVLDGHAALVIVDPDTFEWSAYERRASGTVAARVQRHPLHDQPGRMASGELVTIWANISHPLEARIALERGAEGIGLFRTEFLFMGRNTPPDEQEQYEAYRTVVETMKGQAVIIRTLDIGGDKRVEYLELPRELNPSLGIRGLRLSMLHPDLFQTQIRAMLRAAVHGDLRILLPMVTTPDEVTWARAQVRAAAESLARDQIPHRADVPVGVMIETPAAAVTADLIAREAAFFSIGSNDLAQYTLAADRTSADVSTRYPQHSAAVLRLIAQTVGAAARAHLPVCVCGEIAGVPELASLLVGLGVFQLSMNPASIPGVKERLSETALAEARAAARSVLNIYV; this is encoded by the coding sequence ATGGCGATTTACCTGCGTGGCGCTGGCGGTTCGCCGGGAGTGGCGCTCGGACGGGCGGTGCGTTACCTGCCTGACCATCACGCCTGGCACGTGATCGATGCCGACGTCGATGCGGCGATCAGACGACTCGTTGCTGCTCAGGCAACGGCTGCCGGTCAACTTCGGGCGCTGGCAGCGATCCTGCGCGAAGAGGGACGCCTGGAGGAAGCACGCATCTTCGATGCCCATGCGCTGCTCGTCGAAGATGAGACCCTGACACAGGATGTGGCGCGGCGTATGCGCGAAGGGCACGTCAGCCTGGAACAGGCGCTGACGGTTGCCATCAGCGCGCTGCGCGAAACCATCGAAGCGATTGATGACCCCTACCTGCGCGAACGCTCCAGCGACATCGACAGCGTGCGCCGCGCGATCCTGACCGCACTGCGTGGCGAGGCGCGCCACATGCACGATCTCCCGATTGGCGCGATCCTGGTCGCCAGCGACCTGACCCCCGCCGAGGCGGTCAGCCTGCGCGATGGGCGTGTCGCCGGGTTTGTCACTGCCGAAGGCGGACCGAACAGTCACACGACAATCCTGGCGCGCGCCTTCGGCATCCCGGCAGTCGTCGGTTTGGGCGCCGCAACCCTGGCGATCCCCGATCATGCGCCGCTGGTGCTCGACGGACACGCTGCCCTGGTGATCGTCGATCCTGATACGTTTGAGTGGTCGGCGTATGAACGCCGGGCTTCGGGAACGGTCGCGGCGCGGGTGCAGCGCCATCCCCTGCACGATCAGCCGGGACGCATGGCGAGCGGCGAACTGGTGACGATCTGGGCGAATATCAGCCATCCGCTGGAAGCGCGCATCGCGCTTGAACGGGGCGCGGAGGGGATCGGATTGTTTCGCACCGAGTTTCTGTTCATGGGACGAAACACGCCGCCTGATGAGCAGGAGCAGTACGAAGCGTATCGGACAGTGGTGGAAACCATGAAAGGGCAGGCGGTCATTATTCGCACGCTGGACATCGGCGGCGATAAGCGGGTGGAGTATCTCGAACTGCCGCGTGAACTCAACCCTTCGCTCGGCATTCGCGGGTTGCGCCTCTCCATGCTGCATCCCGATCTGTTCCAGACGCAGATCCGCGCCATGCTCCGGGCGGCGGTTCACGGCGACCTGCGCATCCTGCTCCCTATGGTCACAACCCCCGACGAAGTGACGTGGGCGCGGGCGCAGGTCCGCGCCGCCGCCGAGTCGCTGGCGCGCGATCAGATCCCGCACCGCGCCGATGTGCCGGTCGGCGTTATGATCGAAACGCCGGCTGCGGCGGTGACCGCCGACCTGATCGCGCGTGAGGCGGCATTCTTCAGCATTGGCAGCAACGATCTGGCGCAGTATACGCTCGCTGCCGATCGTACCAGCGCCGATGTTTCGACCCGCTATCCGCAGCACTCCGCTGCGGTGCTGCGACTGATCGCGCAGACTGTCGGCGCTGCGGCGCGCGCCCATCTGCCGGTATGCGTCTGCGGCGAGATTGCCGGCGTCCCGGAACTGGCGTCGCTTCTGGTTGGACTTGGCGTGTTTCAGTTGAGCATGAATCCGGCAAGCATCCCTGGGGTCAAGGAGCGTCTCAGCGAAACCGCTCTGGCGGAAGCGCGCGCCGCAGCACGCTCCGTATTGAATATCTACGTATGA
- a CDS encoding serine/threonine-protein kinase — translation MSTFPEWIGNYRLERQIGKGGMSQVWLARHRTLRERRVAIKILLSQDAEWIDRFTREAEITSQLRHEHIVPIYDHGYQAPFHYTVMEYVAGGSLRDLLNQCGRLPLDQAAHIFRCAAAALDYAHAHGVVHRDISTGNILVESAGQRVLLSDFGIARESGKAGMTTINKVMGTPGFLSPEHAASATAVTHLSDIYSLGVVLFMMLAGALPWTYTPGLGEGGGPFAPPMSLRDRGVTGVPAEVDDIIRTMLALEPAKRYPGARAAADALDQVLRRHSSTTQVSAGTPPAAAPVSPAPPEAPHAVEKVLAADLIKAPMQEALERAKELNDPRTIAGLLNAWSRARPLGLRRPSLGRLAEIRQTTHRNIYWYTLRVLYETREPAQTAEEPDYTYHKDPKLERELDRWEVKLPAPRGFENEAGGVERLPGSTRVIQCDTCKGIGRTICARCNGRRRIPAPSTSPALNEAPGVAQAAVAADGRRRHNSLAVSTETPDAAQAAVAPQPEVAAAPTLIPCPDCQGTGGIHCTRCDGVSRLIVHKTFHWLRRATLLTAHDDLPGIDEQWLQRNCRKREVYREQASEGFRPEWRLVAEVDRLIKQAEERLNSDTRIILSELAISFIPVTEIVFDLDEWTKPKQRGRTAQKCEPVLYRWYIYGFERLLPDDRRFLNWDRIAALTATGLTIVLAVALALLMM, via the coding sequence ATGAGCACCTTTCCTGAATGGATCGGCAATTACCGCCTGGAACGACAGATCGGCAAAGGCGGGATGAGCCAGGTCTGGCTGGCGCGTCATCGCACCCTGCGCGAACGGCGGGTGGCGATCAAAATCCTGCTGTCGCAGGACGCCGAATGGATCGACCGCTTCACCCGCGAGGCGGAGATCACCAGTCAACTGCGTCACGAACATATCGTGCCGATCTATGACCACGGGTATCAGGCGCCCTTTCACTATACGGTCATGGAGTATGTCGCGGGCGGATCGCTGCGCGACCTGCTCAACCAGTGTGGGCGTTTGCCGCTCGACCAGGCGGCGCATATCTTTCGCTGTGCTGCTGCTGCGCTCGATTATGCCCACGCGCACGGCGTCGTTCACCGCGACATATCGACCGGCAACATTCTTGTCGAAAGCGCCGGTCAACGAGTGCTCCTCTCCGATTTCGGCATCGCCCGCGAATCGGGCAAGGCAGGGATGACGACCATCAACAAAGTGATGGGCACGCCAGGGTTCCTTTCCCCCGAACACGCTGCGTCGGCCACCGCAGTGACCCATCTCTCCGACATCTATAGCCTGGGTGTCGTGTTGTTCATGATGCTCGCTGGCGCCTTGCCGTGGACGTACACGCCTGGTTTGGGCGAAGGTGGCGGACCGTTCGCGCCGCCGATGTCGCTGCGTGATCGCGGGGTTACCGGCGTGCCCGCCGAGGTTGACGATATTATTCGCACCATGCTGGCGCTCGAACCGGCAAAACGGTACCCCGGCGCCCGCGCAGCCGCCGATGCGCTCGACCAGGTGCTGCGGCGTCACTCCAGCACAACCCAGGTTAGCGCTGGCACACCGCCTGCTGCCGCTCCGGTTTCGCCAGCGCCGCCAGAAGCGCCGCACGCTGTTGAAAAGGTGCTGGCGGCTGACCTGATCAAAGCGCCGATGCAGGAAGCGCTCGAGCGGGCGAAAGAACTCAACGATCCCCGCACGATTGCCGGTTTGCTGAATGCGTGGAGCCGGGCGCGACCGCTGGGTCTGCGTCGTCCATCACTGGGGCGCCTGGCGGAGATCCGGCAGACGACGCACCGCAACATCTACTGGTACACCCTGCGCGTCCTGTACGAAACGCGCGAGCCAGCGCAAACCGCAGAAGAACCAGATTATACCTACCACAAGGATCCCAAACTGGAACGTGAACTCGACCGGTGGGAGGTGAAGCTCCCCGCTCCCAGGGGGTTTGAGAATGAAGCGGGGGGCGTGGAGCGCCTCCCCGGTTCGACACGGGTCATTCAGTGCGATACGTGTAAAGGGATCGGACGGACGATCTGCGCGCGGTGCAACGGTCGCCGGCGCATCCCTGCCCCATCCACCTCACCGGCATTGAATGAAGCGCCGGGTGTCGCACAGGCTGCCGTCGCAGCAGACGGACGCAGGCGCCATAACTCCCTGGCTGTATCGACCGAAACGCCAGACGCGGCACAGGCTGCCGTCGCACCCCAACCAGAGGTCGCCGCCGCGCCGACGCTCATTCCGTGCCCCGACTGTCAGGGCACGGGCGGTATTCACTGCACACGCTGCGATGGCGTCAGTCGCCTGATCGTTCACAAAACTTTCCACTGGCTACGCCGGGCGACTCTCCTGACCGCGCACGACGATCTGCCCGGCATCGATGAACAGTGGCTGCAACGCAACTGCCGCAAGCGCGAGGTCTATCGTGAGCAGGCGAGCGAAGGATTTCGCCCCGAATGGCGACTGGTCGCAGAAGTGGATCGTCTGATCAAACAGGCGGAAGAACGCCTGAATTCCGACACGCGCATTATTCTGAGCGAACTGGCGATCAGTTTTATTCCCGTCACCGAAATCGTCTTCGACCTTGACGAATGGACGAAGCCAAAACAGCGCGGGCGCACTGCACAAAAGTGCGAACCGGTACTCTACCGCTGGTATATCTACGGCTTCGAGCGTCTCCTCCCCGATGATCGGCGCTTCCTGAACTGGGATCGGATCGCCGCGCTGACGGCGACCGGACTGACCATCGTACTGGCAGTCGCACTGGCGCTGCTTATGATGTGA
- a CDS encoding AbrB/MazE/SpoVT family DNA-binding domain-containing protein — translation MLTKVQKWGDSLALRIPATVAAAMRLEDNSSVEISLIKSQMIITPVSTTDWTLEELLAGITQENLYTEIETGRATGNEIW, via the coding sequence ATGCTCACCAAAGTTCAAAAATGGGGCGACAGTCTTGCTCTGCGAATACCAGCAACCGTCGCCGCCGCAATGCGTCTGGAAGACAACTCGTCTGTTGAGATAAGCCTTATCAAAAGCCAGATGATCATTACGCCGGTTTCAACAACCGATTGGACACTGGAGGAACTGCTGGCAGGGATCACCCAGGAGAATCTTTACACGGAAATCGAGACAGGTCGGGCGACAGGCAATGAAATCTGGTGA
- a CDS encoding IS110-like element ISRfsp2 family transposase has protein sequence MASRESLFIGIDVSKQTLDVAFGADPHAPRETIPSTDEGVQLLVTRLQRLQPTLIVLEATGGLERMVFAQLLQAGVPTARVQPRRVRALAHAEGRQAKTDRLDARLLARFAERVRPPHHQATDEQRASLRDLLVRREQVIQMRTAEINRLTAAAPNLRPGIQQHIDWLDQEIRALEQERDNEAERTDEVRRKRELRESVPGIGAITARNLLLRLPELGTINRKEAAAVVGVAPYANQSGAQHKPRHSSGGRRDVRSVLYMATLAATRRRLVRRAFDQRLCQAGKPRKVAIVAAMRKLLTILGAILRQQKPWDPAVHTSAP, from the coding sequence ATGGCTTCCCGTGAGTCGCTCTTTATCGGCATTGATGTCTCCAAACAGACGCTGGATGTGGCGTTTGGCGCCGACCCGCACGCGCCACGCGAGACGATACCGTCTACCGACGAAGGTGTCCAGCTCCTGGTCACGCGACTCCAGCGCCTGCAGCCGACCCTGATTGTGCTGGAGGCGACCGGCGGGCTGGAGCGCATGGTGTTCGCCCAACTGCTCCAGGCTGGCGTGCCGACGGCGCGGGTGCAGCCACGCCGCGTGCGCGCCCTGGCGCACGCGGAAGGACGCCAGGCGAAGACCGACCGCCTGGATGCCCGGTTGCTCGCCCGCTTTGCCGAACGGGTGCGCCCGCCGCACCACCAAGCGACGGACGAGCAGCGCGCATCCTTGCGCGACCTGCTGGTCCGGCGGGAGCAGGTGATTCAGATGCGGACGGCTGAGATCAATCGGTTGACGGCTGCCGCGCCGAACCTCCGCCCGGGCATCCAGCAGCATATTGATTGGCTGGATCAGGAGATCCGTGCGCTTGAGCAGGAACGCGACAACGAGGCGGAGCGCACCGACGAGGTGCGCCGGAAACGGGAGCTGCGCGAAAGCGTGCCCGGCATCGGCGCGATCACCGCACGGAACCTGCTGCTCCGCCTGCCCGAACTGGGGACCATCAATCGCAAGGAAGCGGCGGCCGTTGTGGGCGTTGCGCCGTATGCCAATCAGAGCGGCGCACAGCACAAACCCCGGCATAGCTCCGGCGGCAGGAGGGATGTGCGCAGCGTGTTGTACATGGCGACCCTGGCGGCCACGCGGCGCCGTCTGGTCAGGCGCGCCTTCGATCAGCGCCTGTGTCAAGCTGGCAAGCCGCGCAAGGTCGCCATCGTCGCTGCGATGCGCAAGCTGCTGACTATTCTCGGCGCAATATTGCGTCAGCAAAAGCCCTGGGATCCGGCTGTGCATACGAGCGCCCCTTGA
- a CDS encoding glycoside hydrolase family 13 protein translates to MQSLTWWQTAVFYQIYPRSFADGNGDGIGDFAGMIDRLDYLRDLGVGALWLSPHYPSPNADCGYDISDYTGVAPEYGTLDDFRRFLDGAHARGMRVLLDLVLNHTSVEHPWFRESRSSRDNPKRDWYIWRDPAPDGGPPNNWYSAFGGSAWTFDETTGQYYYHFFFKEQPDLNWRNPDVKRAMWQAIRFWLDMGVDGFRLDAIDTIFEDPALTPHESRLSQVEMLRIWRENRPPEETKELWEQFALMFRYQVQQPGLHELMKELRALVDEYPGNRVLIGEGDDIAYYGNGSDELHLVFNFPLMRTNRLTPAWVRANQAERLAALPPGAWPCNTLGNHDVGRMWTSYGDGVNDAALARLHAAMLLTLKGTPVLYNGEEIGMTDLLLERFEQLRDNQAVNLYHLAVGDGIDPAEAMKMAAAISRDRCRTPFQWANAPNAGFSPPGVATWLPVNPNYAQGVNVADQEQNPDSLLNYYRRLIGARQAIPALLAGDYAPLHPDEDRYLAFLRTTPDQRCLVVLNFSPEPVTTGFDLNGARLRTLFSSHPRPTRDEHPERLTLAPFEAYIGEVIRIGTDWE, encoded by the coding sequence ATGCAATCGCTCACATGGTGGCAGACGGCAGTGTTCTACCAGATCTATCCGCGCAGTTTCGCCGACGGTAATGGCGACGGCATCGGCGACTTTGCGGGCATGATCGACAGACTCGACTACCTGCGCGATCTGGGGGTCGGGGCGCTCTGGCTCTCGCCGCACTATCCTTCCCCGAATGCGGACTGTGGCTACGACATCTCGGACTATACCGGCGTCGCGCCTGAATACGGAACGCTTGATGATTTCCGGCGTTTTCTCGACGGCGCCCACGCGCGCGGTATGCGGGTGCTGCTCGATCTGGTGCTCAACCATACGTCCGTGGAGCATCCCTGGTTCAGGGAGTCGCGGTCGAGCCGGGATAACCCGAAGCGCGACTGGTATATCTGGCGCGACCCTGCACCTGACGGCGGTCCGCCGAATAACTGGTATTCGGCGTTCGGCGGTTCTGCCTGGACATTCGATGAGACGACCGGACAGTACTACTACCACTTTTTCTTCAAGGAACAACCCGACCTGAACTGGCGCAACCCGGATGTGAAGCGGGCGATGTGGCAGGCGATTCGTTTCTGGCTCGATATGGGAGTGGACGGTTTTCGTCTCGATGCGATCGACACCATCTTTGAGGACCCCGCGCTCACCCCGCACGAATCGCGGTTGTCGCAGGTTGAGATGCTGCGCATCTGGCGCGAAAACCGTCCGCCGGAAGAGACGAAAGAACTCTGGGAGCAGTTTGCGCTGATGTTTCGGTATCAGGTGCAGCAACCAGGGTTGCACGAGTTGATGAAAGAATTGCGCGCATTGGTGGACGAATATCCAGGAAATCGGGTGCTGATCGGCGAAGGGGACGACATTGCATACTACGGCAACGGCAGTGATGAACTGCACCTGGTGTTCAATTTTCCGCTTATGCGCACCAATCGGTTGACGCCAGCATGGGTGCGTGCCAATCAGGCGGAACGTCTGGCAGCGTTGCCCCCCGGCGCCTGGCCCTGCAACACATTGGGGAATCACGATGTCGGGCGCATGTGGACGTCATACGGCGATGGGGTGAACGATGCGGCGCTTGCCCGTCTGCACGCGGCGATGCTGCTGACGCTGAAGGGCACGCCGGTGCTCTACAACGGCGAAGAGATCGGCATGACCGATCTGTTGCTCGAACGGTTTGAACAGTTGCGCGACAATCAGGCGGTCAATCTGTATCACCTGGCGGTCGGCGATGGCATCGATCCCGCTGAGGCAATGAAGATGGCAGCAGCGATCAGCCGTGACCGCTGTCGCACGCCGTTCCAGTGGGCGAATGCGCCGAATGCTGGATTCAGTCCGCCGGGCGTGGCAACCTGGTTGCCGGTCAACCCCAACTACGCGCAGGGCGTGAATGTTGCCGATCAGGAACAGAACCCGGATTCGCTGCTCAACTACTACCGCCGCCTGATCGGTGCGCGCCAGGCGATACCGGCATTGCTGGCGGGCGACTATGCGCCGCTCCATCCTGACGAGGATCGCTATCTGGCGTTTCTACGCACAACGCCGGATCAGCGCTGCCTGGTTGTGCTCAACTTCTCGCCGGAGCCGGTCACAACCGGCTTCGATCTGAACGGCGCCCGTTTGCGCACACTCTTTTCAAGCCACCCCCGCCCGACCCGCGACGAACATCCGGAGCGCCTGACCCTGGCGCCGTTCGAGGCATACATCGGCGAGGTGATACGGATTGGGACAGATTGGGAATAG
- a CDS encoding HD domain-containing protein: MTDRNILAYARLAEQIVALKLLPRVGWLQRGIANAESVAEHSFGLAALALIFTAADDSVDRERVLAMALVHDIAEALIGDLPFSARRLIGEAVKRDAERRALVELCTPIPGGDHLIRLWEEYAAGATREARLVKALDRVETLVQALAYERAGNRLLDEFWIDATAGLEEFPVLMAFVDRLAAQRNG; this comes from the coding sequence ATGACCGACCGGAACATTCTGGCATACGCCCGACTGGCTGAACAGATTGTGGCGCTCAAGTTGCTGCCGCGCGTTGGATGGCTTCAGCGCGGCATAGCCAATGCCGAGAGCGTCGCGGAGCATAGTTTCGGGCTGGCGGCGCTGGCGCTGATATTCACTGCTGCGGACGACTCGGTGGATCGCGAACGGGTGCTGGCGATGGCGCTCGTGCACGACATTGCTGAGGCGCTGATCGGCGATCTGCCGTTTTCGGCGCGTCGTCTGATTGGCGAGGCGGTGAAGCGTGACGCCGAGCGCCGCGCGCTGGTCGAACTATGCACCCCGATCCCCGGCGGCGATCACCTGATCCGGCTGTGGGAGGAGTACGCCGCCGGCGCAACCCGCGAGGCGCGCCTGGTCAAAGCGCTGGATCGCGTCGAGACGCTGGTGCAGGCGCTGGCATACGAACGCGCTGGCAATCGTCTGCTGGACGAGTTCTGGATCGATGCCACGGCAGGGCTGGAAGAATTTCCCGTCCTGATGGCATTCGTCGACCGGCTCGCGGCGCAGCGCAACGGTTGA